Genomic window (Halococcus saccharolyticus DSM 5350):
CGACGAGGCGGTCGAACGCGCCGTCGACGAGGCCGCAGAGCACGGCGACCTCCGGTACGTCGCGAACATCGCCGGGCTCCAGCATATCGCCGCGATCGAGAACTTCCCGATGGAGCGCTATGACTTCATGCAGTCGGTAATGGTGCGCGCGCCCTTCCTGCTCGCGAAACACGCCATCCCCCACATCGAGGCGACCGACGACGGCGTCGGCGCGATCGCGAACATGTCCTCGGTCCACGGCCACTACGCGACTCAGGACAAGGCGGCGTACATCACCGCGAAACACGCCCTCCACGGGATGATGCGCTCGATCGCCGCCGAGGGAGAGGGGAGTCTCCGCGGCTTCTCGGTGAGCGTCGGCTACGTGCTGACGCCGCTGATGGTGAACCAGATCGAGGACACCGCCGCCGAGCGGGGGATCGACGAGCGGAGGGTCGTCGAAGACGTCATGCTCGGCCAGGCGCGAACGAAGGAGATGATGACGCCCGCCGAGGTGGCGAACCTGTTCGTCTTCGGGTTCTCCCGCCACGCGAAACACCTGAACGGCGGCGACTTGCTGTTCGACGGCGGGTACACGCACACCTACGAGTAGCGTCGGGGAGCCGGAGCGAGGATCGGTGGAACGCTCTCAGTCGCGTCGGCCTCGGAACCGTCCGGGTTCGTCGGCCGGCTCGATCGTGAATCCGAGCGCCTCGTAGAACGGACGAACGGGAGCGTCGAACCGCGCGACGAGGGGGTCGTCGTTCCCCGTGTGGTGCTCCCCGGCCGCCTCAACCAGCGCCGTACCGATCCCCTGATCACGCCGTGCGCGCCGGACGGCGATCGTCGTGATCTCGCGGCCGTCGAGAACGCACGCGCCGAGCACCCGGTCGTCGGCGACCGCGACCAGCACCACTTCTCGATCGATCGCTGCACGAACCGTCTCCGCATCGACCGCGAGCGCCGCCCCGTCCAGCACGCCCATCACCGCCGAGAGTTCGTCGGTTCGGGCCGGGCGAACCCTTATCACGCCGCGAGCAGGTCGTCGAGTTCGCCGAGGATGGCGTCGATCGACGGACGGTCGGCTGGCGAATCGCCTTCGTGGATCGAGTGGGCGTCGAGATCGTCGTTGCGGGTGTCGAGGATCACGGTTTGGGGCATCCGTCCGACGAGGTCGTGGAGTTCGCCGAGCGCGCCGAACCGGGTCGGCTGGTCGTACTGGTCGCCGACCTCAGTATCGGGATCCGCGAGCAGCGGAAACGGAAGGTCGAACGACTCCTGCCACTCGCGAGCGCGAGCTTTCGGCTCGGGCAGGACCGAGACGACGGCGACGTTGCGCTCGGTAAACTCGTCGTAGCGCTCCGCGACGTCCTGGAGTTGGTCCTTGCAGTTGCCGCAGTGGTAATCGCGCTGAAAGAGGAGCACGATCGCGTCGTGATCATCGGCGAACGCGTCGAGGGAGAGGGAGTCTGGTCCCGCACCGGCGTTCGGAAGTTCGAAATCGAGTCGCGCGATGGACATGGGGGCGGTTGGAGGGCAGGCGGCAAAGCCGTTTGGTCACCCACCCTTGATGAGCCGGAGCACCCGAACGTGGTCGGCGTCGATCGGGCGATCGTCCGGGACGGGACGGCCGTCGACCAGCACGGTTGCCTCGTGTGGCCCCAGCCCGACGGCGTCGAGCAGGTCGGCGTACGTTCCCTCGACGTCGAGTTCGTGCGTTTCGTCGCCAGCGATGTCGACCGTGATCATATCCGAGCCAGCCCGCGAGCGGTCTTGAGCGTGTCGCCGCCGTGGTCGATCGTTGCCGCGTCGCCGTCCGTTCCTGCGTCGTTGTTCGTTCCCGCGTCGATGTCTCGGGTGGCTTAAGAGCGGGCCGGTCATCCGGTCGGTATGAGCGAGAGCGCGACTGGGGCGGCCGGCCGGGACGAGATCTGGATCGAGAAGTACCGCCCCGAGACGCTCGCGGACGTGGTCGGCCACGAGAACATCGTTGGTCGCCTCGAAAGCTACGTCGCCCAGAACGACCTGCCCCACCTCCTGTTTTCGGGACCGGCCGGCGTCGGGAAGACCACGAGCTCGATGGCGATCGCCCGCGAGGTGTACGGCGACGACTGGCGCGAGAACTTCCTCGAACTCAACGCCAGCGACGAGCGGGGGATCGACGTCGTGCGGGATCGGATCAAGGATTTCGCCCGCACCAGCTTCGGCGGCTACGACTACCGGATCATCTTTTTGGACGAGGCCGACGCGCTCACGAGCGACGCCCAGTCGGCGCTCCGCCGCACGATGGAGCAGTTCGCGAACAACACCCGCTTCATCCTCTCGTGTAACTACTCCAGTCAGATCATCGATCCGATCCAGTCCCGCTGTGCGGTGTTCCGGTTCGGGCCGCTCGCCGAGGAGGCTGTGGGTGAGTACATCAGACGAGTTGCAGAGAACGAGGGGATCGAGGTGACCGACGACGGCGTCGACGCGCTGGTGTACGCCGCCGATGGCGACATGCGAAAGGCGTTGAACGGCCTCCAGGCCGCGGCCACGATGGAGGGCGCGGTCGACGACGAAGCGGTGTACGGGATCACCGCGACCGCGCGCCCCGAGGAGATCGAGGCGATGGTCGAGCGCGCGCTCGACGGCGATTTCACCGCTGCGCGCGCGAAACTCGACGACCTCCTGACCGACGCCGGACTCGGTGGCGGCGACGTCATTGACCAACTCCACCGCTCGGCGTGGGACTTCGACCTCGACGACGCGGCCACGGTTCGACTGCTAGAGCGCGTCGGCGAGACCGACTACCGAATCACCCAGGGCGCGAACGAACGCCTCCAGTTAGAGGCGCTGCTCGCCGCGCTCGCGCTCGAAGCGGAGTAGCGGTCAGGGGAACGAACGCCGTCGACGACAGGAGCCATATACCCACCACCAGTGGCACACGGTATGTCGTTCGGTGGTGTCATGATGCCCGCGCAGTTGCCCCCAGTCACGGCCGACATGCTGGTCGTGTTCGCGATCACCCTCCTTGCATTCTCGCTGTTCGCGACCGAACGCGTCCCGGTCGACGTCACCGCGCTGATCGTAATGGTCGCGCTGATGGTGCTCGAACCGTGGACCCAGATCTCGGTCGAGGCGGGCGTCGCGGGCTTTTCGAACGACGCCACGATCACGGTGCTCGCGATGTTCATCCTGAGCGCGGGGATCAGCCGCACGGGCGCGGTCCAGCAACTCGGCAAGCGAATGGCGTCGTTCGCCGGGAGCGACGAACGACGACAGCTTCTCTCGGTAGTGTCGGTCGCCGGGATCCCGTCGGGATTTCTCAACAACACGCCGATCGTCGCCATGTTGATCCCGGCAGTATCCGATCTCGCGCGCGAGGGCGGCACGTCGCCGTCGAAACTCCTCATCCCGCTCTCGTACGCCTCGATGGTCGGCGGAATGTTGACGCTGATCGGGACCTCGACCAACCTCGTCGCGAGCGACGTCTCCGCACGGCTGCTCGGCCGGCCGTTCTCGATGTTCGAGTTCACGGGGCTGGGCGCGATCGTCTTTCTCACCGGCGCGGGCTACCTCCTGCTCGTCGGCCACCGGCTCATCCCCGAACGGATCGCTCCTGACGAGGGGTTGTTGGCGGAGTACGAGATGAGTGAGTACCTTACCGAAGTCGTGGTCGCCGAGGACTCACCCCTCGTGGGCCGAACGATCACGACGATCGACGAGGCGTTCCCGCCCGAGATCGCCGTCGTCCAGGTGCTCCGCGGCAACGAGGAAATAGAGGGATCGTCCGGAGCCACCGTCGAAGGCGGCGACGCGCTCATCGTCCGCGCGGGCGTCGAGCGCATCCAGCGCCTCGCCGGGACACGGGGACTCTCGATCGCGGCGACCGACGTGACCGAAGCTACGTTCGGCGGGCCGGCAAGCGGCGCGGCCGCGGACGTAGCGGACGGCGAAACCGAGCGCGTCGCCACGGCCCGTGATTCACGAACGTTCGTCGAGCTCGTGATCCCGACCGGCTCGTCGTTCGTGGGCAAGCGGCCGGTCGAGACATCATTGGGGCGCGAGTACGGCGTCGACCTCCTTTCGCTCCGGCGCGGGACCGAACTCCTCCACCGCCGGCTCGAAGGTCTCGTTCTCGATCGCGGGGACACCCTACTCGTCCACGCGGCCCCCGAAACCCTCGAACGGATGGCGGCCGACCCGAACGTGATTGTCGCGCGCGAACTCGCCGACCGCGGGTACCGGACCGACAAGCTCCCGCTCGCGGTCGGGATCGTGCTCGGGGTGGTAGGCCTCGCAGCGCTCGGCGTGCTCGACATCCTCGTTGCTGCGCTCGGCGGCGTGATCGCGATGGTGCTCGGCGGCGTGCTCGACCCCGACGAGCTCTACGACGCGGTCGAGTGGGACGTGATATTCCTGCTCGCGGGGCTCATTCCCCTCGGGATCGCGTTCGACCGGACCGGTACAGCGGCGCTGATCGGCGCACTGGTCGCCGAGACAGCCGCGTACCTCCCGGCGCTCGGCGTGCTCTGGGTGTTCTACGTCATCACCGCGCTCACGACAGCCGTCGTGAGCAACGCCGGCAGCGTCGTCCTCATGATCCCGATCGGGGTGGCGACCGCCGGAACCATCGGCGCGAACCCGTTCGCGTTCGTGCTCGCGGTGACGTTCGCGGCGAGCGCCGACTTCATGACGCCGGTCGGCTACCAGACCAATCTCCTCGTGTACGGCCCCGGCGGCTACCGGTTCACCGACTACGCTCGCGTGGGCGCGCCGCTACAACTCGTCCTGTCGGTCGTGACGGTTCTCGGGATCGCCGCGCTCTGGGGCGTTTGAACGGGTGTCATACCGGCGCAATCGCTTTCCACAGCCTCGATCTCGATATCGTCACAGGTGAGAATCCGATCCTCGATTTCAGTAAGAAGCGGTCGATTGGTGCGCGCTGTGAGGTACTGAGTCCAGTGCAGACATCGACGACTACTCTCTTGCTCTCGATTCCAGTTCCGGGCTAATCCCACGAGATCCACGCGATGAAGGCGATGCCACCGAGTTCGAGAACTTGCGCCGAAGACATCACGAGCAGGGGGAGCGGATGGACGAGTTCCGGGTTCGCCACCCAGCCGGAAACCACCGGATGGAACGTGTAGAAGTACGCCGTGATGGTGGTCTGGACCAGGAGAATGCCGGCGAAGACGAGCAGTCCGATCGCGTGCTTCGAGCGGAAGATGAGGTAGTTCCGACCCCAGACGTAGATGAGACCCACCAAGAGCACCACGCTGAGTGTGGCCGAAAGGCGCAGAAGGGTCACTAATATGTCCATCGACTCACCTGAGTCCAGTTTGCTGTCGGTTTATGGGTTGTCCTAATTTCTACCATACTCA
Coding sequences:
- a CDS encoding redoxin domain-containing protein → MSIARLDFELPNAGAGPDSLSLDAFADDHDAIVLLFQRDYHCGNCKDQLQDVAERYDEFTERNVAVVSVLPEPKARAREWQESFDLPFPLLADPDTEVGDQYDQPTRFGALGELHDLVGRMPQTVILDTRNDDLDAHSIHEGDSPADRPSIDAILGELDDLLAA
- the samp2 gene encoding ubiquitin-like small modifier protein SAMP2 — encoded protein: MITVDIAGDETHELDVEGTYADLLDAVGLGPHEATVLVDGRPVPDDRPIDADHVRVLRLIKGG
- a CDS encoding GNAT family N-acetyltransferase, which codes for MGVLDGAALAVDAETVRAAIDREVVLVAVADDRVLGACVLDGREITTIAVRRARRDQGIGTALVEAAGEHHTGNDDPLVARFDAPVRPFYEALGFTIEPADEPGRFRGRRD
- a CDS encoding SDR family oxidoreductase, which gives rise to MSTDDFEIDEPELTTDDLLVLEDPRFTADTVAIVTGAASGIGEATALALAANGLTTVGLDIDEEGLDATADLADDLGVPGEFVPAPTDLTDDEAVERAVDEAAEHGDLRYVANIAGLQHIAAIENFPMERYDFMQSVMVRAPFLLAKHAIPHIEATDDGVGAIANMSSVHGHYATQDKAAYITAKHALHGMMRSIAAEGEGSLRGFSVSVGYVLTPLMVNQIEDTAAERGIDERRVVEDVMLGQARTKEMMTPAEVANLFVFGFSRHAKHLNGGDLLFDGGYTHTYE
- a CDS encoding SLC13 family permease, with amino-acid sequence MSFGGVMMPAQLPPVTADMLVVFAITLLAFSLFATERVPVDVTALIVMVALMVLEPWTQISVEAGVAGFSNDATITVLAMFILSAGISRTGAVQQLGKRMASFAGSDERRQLLSVVSVAGIPSGFLNNTPIVAMLIPAVSDLAREGGTSPSKLLIPLSYASMVGGMLTLIGTSTNLVASDVSARLLGRPFSMFEFTGLGAIVFLTGAGYLLLVGHRLIPERIAPDEGLLAEYEMSEYLTEVVVAEDSPLVGRTITTIDEAFPPEIAVVQVLRGNEEIEGSSGATVEGGDALIVRAGVERIQRLAGTRGLSIAATDVTEATFGGPASGAAADVADGETERVATARDSRTFVELVIPTGSSFVGKRPVETSLGREYGVDLLSLRRGTELLHRRLEGLVLDRGDTLLVHAAPETLERMAADPNVIVARELADRGYRTDKLPLAVGIVLGVVGLAALGVLDILVAALGGVIAMVLGGVLDPDELYDAVEWDVIFLLAGLIPLGIAFDRTGTAALIGALVAETAAYLPALGVLWVFYVITALTTAVVSNAGSVVLMIPIGVATAGTIGANPFAFVLAVTFAASADFMTPVGYQTNLLVYGPGGYRFTDYARVGAPLQLVLSVVTVLGIAALWGV
- a CDS encoding replication factor C small subunit codes for the protein MSESATGAAGRDEIWIEKYRPETLADVVGHENIVGRLESYVAQNDLPHLLFSGPAGVGKTTSSMAIAREVYGDDWRENFLELNASDERGIDVVRDRIKDFARTSFGGYDYRIIFLDEADALTSDAQSALRRTMEQFANNTRFILSCNYSSQIIDPIQSRCAVFRFGPLAEEAVGEYIRRVAENEGIEVTDDGVDALVYAADGDMRKALNGLQAAATMEGAVDDEAVYGITATARPEEIEAMVERALDGDFTAARAKLDDLLTDAGLGGGDVIDQLHRSAWDFDLDDAATVRLLERVGETDYRITQGANERLQLEALLAALALEAE